One Methanocaldococcus villosus KIN24-T80 genomic window carries:
- the secY gene encoding preprotein translocase subunit SecY, which produces MKSLIPILEKIPDVELPLREPSFKEKLKWTGLVLVLYFIMGTIDVYTAGAQIPAIFEFWQTITASRIGTLITLGIGPIVTAGIIMQLLVGAKIINIDLSIPENRALFQSTQKFLAILMSFVEATLFVGTGAFGSLSPLIALLVILQIALGSIVLIYLDEIVSKYGIGSGIGLFIAAGVSQTIFVGAFGPEGYLWKFFSSLLQGAPNIEYILPILGTIIVFLMVVYSECLRVEIPLAHGRIRGAIAKYPIKFVYVSNMPVILTAALFANIQLWGLALQKVGLPILGHFQNGKAVDGIAYYLSTPYSILSVLSDPIHAIIYLIAMIICCIFFGIFWVETTGLDPKTMAKRISSLDMAIKGFRKSEKAIEQRLKRYIPAITVMSSAFVGFLAAIADFIGALGGGTGVLLTVSIVYRMYEQLLREKITELHPVISKLIKMR; this is translated from the coding sequence ATGAAAAGTCTCATCCCTATATTAGAAAAAATCCCTGATGTAGAATTACCATTAAGAGAGCCATCTTTCAAAGAAAAGCTTAAATGGACAGGTTTAGTTTTAGTATTGTATTTTATAATGGGAACTATAGATGTCTATACTGCCGGTGCTCAGATTCCAGCTATATTTGAGTTTTGGCAGACAATAACAGCATCAAGGATTGGAACATTAATAACACTTGGTATTGGGCCAATAGTTACTGCAGGAATTATTATGCAATTACTTGTTGGAGCTAAAATAATAAACATTGATCTATCTATTCCAGAAAACAGGGCACTTTTTCAGAGTACACAAAAATTTTTAGCAATACTTATGTCATTTGTTGAAGCTACATTATTTGTTGGAACTGGGGCTTTTGGTTCGTTATCTCCATTAATTGCATTGTTAGTAATATTACAAATAGCCTTAGGTTCAATAGTGTTAATTTACTTAGATGAGATAGTTTCTAAATATGGAATTGGTTCAGGTATAGGGTTATTTATAGCTGCAGGGGTTTCACAAACTATATTTGTTGGAGCTTTTGGACCTGAAGGTTATTTATGGAAGTTTTTCAGCTCATTATTACAAGGAGCTCCAAACATAGAATATATCTTACCAATATTAGGAACAATTATTGTATTTTTAATGGTTGTCTACTCAGAATGTTTAAGGGTAGAGATTCCTTTAGCTCATGGGAGAATTAGAGGAGCTATAGCAAAATATCCTATAAAATTTGTATATGTGTCAAACATGCCTGTAATCTTGACAGCTGCATTATTTGCTAATATACAACTTTGGGGATTAGCTTTACAAAAGGTAGGTTTACCAATATTAGGTCATTTTCAAAATGGAAAAGCTGTAGATGGAATAGCATATTATTTATCAACACCATATAGCATACTCTCAGTACTGTCTGATCCAATACATGCAATTATTTATTTAATAGCAATGATAATATGTTGTATATTCTTTGGAATCTTCTGGGTTGAAACTACTGGCCTAGACCCAAAGACAATGGCTAAAAGAATAAGCTCATTAGATATGGCTATAAAAGGTTTTAGAAAAAGTGAGAAAGCAATAGAACAGAGATTAAAAAGATACATTCCTGCCATTACTGTCATGAGTTCAGCATTTGTTGGATTTTTAGCTGCAATAGCTGACTTTATAGGAGCTTTAGGTGGAGGTACAGGAGTTTTATTAACTGTTTCTATTGTATATAGAATGTATGAGCAATTATTAAGGGAAAAAATAACAGAACTACATCCTGTCATATCTAAATTAATAAAAATGAGGTGA
- a CDS encoding 50S ribosomal protein L32e, with the protein MDRLLRLRFKLKRKKPDFIRTEAHRHKRLGEKWRRPRGRHNKMRLKWKEKPKVVSIGYRSPKAVRGLHPSGYEDVLVYNVKDLEKINPEKQAIRIASSVGMRKKIEIIKKAKELGIKILNISEEKQEELLKSLKGGNNEPNSTEEVSS; encoded by the coding sequence ATGGACAGGTTGTTAAGATTAAGATTTAAACTTAAGAGAAAAAAACCTGACTTTATAAGAACCGAAGCTCATAGACATAAAAGATTAGGAGAAAAGTGGAGAAGACCTAGAGGTAGGCATAATAAAATGAGATTAAAGTGGAAAGAAAAACCAAAAGTTGTTAGTATAGGTTACAGATCTCCTAAAGCTGTAAGAGGATTACATCCAAGTGGTTATGAAGATGTTTTAGTTTATAATGTTAAAGATCTTGAAAAGATAAATCCTGAAAAACAGGCTATAAGAATAGCTTCATCTGTAGGAATGAGAAAGAAAATAGAAATTATTAAAAAAGCTAAGGAATTGGGAATTAAGATATTAAATATATCTGAAGAAAAACAGGAAGAGTTATTAAAATCATTAAAAGGTGGAAATAATGAACCTAACAGTACAGAGGAGGTTAGCAGCTAA
- a CDS encoding 50S ribosomal protein L19e, translating to MNLTVQRRLAAKILKCGLDRVWIDPEHIEDVKMAMTRDDIRALIKKGIIKKLQKKGISNVRVKKLKEQKKKGRRRGPGSRRGAKGARTPQKERWMATIRALRKTLKHLRDEGKIDTKTYRKLYRMAKGGAFRSRAHLFLYMKEHEILK from the coding sequence ATGAACCTAACAGTACAGAGGAGGTTAGCAGCTAAGATATTAAAATGTGGATTAGATAGAGTTTGGATAGATCCTGAACATATAGAAGATGTAAAAATGGCAATGACAAGGGATGATATTAGGGCTTTGATAAAAAAAGGAATCATAAAAAAATTACAAAAAAAAGGTATTAGTAATGTAAGAGTAAAAAAATTAAAAGAACAGAAAAAGAAAGGGAGAAGAAGAGGGCCTGGATCAAGAAGAGGGGCTAAAGGAGCAAGAACTCCACAAAAAGAGAGATGGATGGCTACCATAAGAGCTTTAAGAAAAACATTAAAACATCTTAGAGATGAAGGTAAAATAGACACAAAAACATATAGAAAATTATACAGGATGGCAAAAGGAGGAGCATTTAGAAGTAGAGCTCACCTATTCTTATATATGAAAGAGCATGAGATTTTAAAATAA
- the rpmD gene encoding 50S ribosomal protein L30, giving the protein MAYAVIRVRGRIGVRGDIADTLKMLRLHKVNHCVIIPETDTYKGMLRKAKDYITWGEINKETLKKLILKRGRLPGNKRVNEEIIKELTGMDIDELCEKIINGEIKIKDLPIKPVFRLHPPKRGWERRGIKKHFKEGGALGYRGEKINELLERMM; this is encoded by the coding sequence ATGGCTTATGCTGTAATTAGAGTGAGAGGTAGAATAGGAGTTAGAGGGGATATTGCTGACACTTTAAAAATGTTGAGGCTTCATAAAGTTAATCACTGTGTTATCATTCCCGAGACTGATACTTATAAGGGAATGTTAAGAAAAGCTAAAGATTATATAACATGGGGAGAAATAAACAAAGAAACCTTAAAAAAATTGATTTTAAAGAGAGGAAGATTACCTGGAAATAAGAGAGTAAATGAAGAAATAATAAAAGAATTAACTGGAATGGATATTGATGAATTATGTGAGAAAATCATTAATGGAGAAATAAAAATCAAAGATCTTCCAATAAAGCCAGTTTTTAGGTTACACCCTCCAAAAAGAGGATGGGAAAGAAGAGGAATAAAAAAACATTTTAAAGAAGGAGGGGCTTTAGGATACAGAGGAGAAAAGATAAATGAATTATTGGAAAGGATGATGTAA
- a CDS encoding adenylate kinase — protein MGRVVVIVGVPGVGSTTVTSKAIEKLKEEGVDYKVVNFGTVMFEIAKEEGLVEHRDQLRKLPPEEQKRIQKLAGKKIAEMGKTENIVVDTHSTIKTPKGYLAGLPIWVLEELKPDIIVLVEADYSEILMRRLKDKTRERDFESTEDIAEHIFMNRCAAMTYGVLTGATIKIIKNRDHLLDKAVDELVEVLR, from the coding sequence ATGGGTAGAGTAGTGGTTATTGTAGGAGTTCCTGGAGTAGGATCAACCACTGTAACTAGTAAAGCTATTGAAAAGTTAAAAGAAGAAGGGGTTGATTATAAAGTTGTGAATTTTGGAACAGTTATGTTTGAAATTGCTAAGGAAGAGGGGTTAGTAGAACATAGGGATCAGTTAAGAAAATTACCTCCTGAAGAACAGAAGAGAATTCAGAAATTGGCAGGAAAGAAAATAGCTGAGATGGGCAAGACAGAAAATATTGTTGTTGATACACATAGTACAATAAAGACTCCAAAAGGGTATCTGGCAGGATTGCCCATATGGGTTTTGGAAGAATTAAAGCCAGATATTATAGTATTAGTAGAGGCTGACTACTCAGAAATATTAATGAGAAGATTAAAAGATAAGACAAGAGAAAGAGACTTTGAATCTACTGAAGATATAGCTGAACATATATTTATGAATAGATGTGCAGCTATGACTTATGGAGTTTTAACAGGAGCTACAATAAAGATTATCAAAAATAGAGACCATCTATTAGATAAAGCTGTTGATGAGTTAGTAGAGGTATTAAGATAA
- the rpsE gene encoding 30S ribosomal protein S5, whose translation MRFNIDEWEPKTTVGRMVKEGEITDIDYILDNNLPILEPEIVDVLLPDLEEQVLDVKLVQRMHKSGRRARFRATVVVGNKNGYVGVGKGKAKEVGPAIRKAIAQAKKNIIRVRRGCGSWECGCGTAHSVPYRGYGKCGSTAIILLPAPKGVGLVAGDVAKAVLRLAGIKDVWTKTFGETRTTYNFAMATFEALKSLNFTRTMDKHKKVLGITEGRVF comes from the coding sequence ATGAGATTTAATATAGATGAATGGGAACCAAAAACCACTGTAGGTAGAATGGTTAAAGAGGGAGAAATTACTGATATTGATTATATTCTAGATAATAATCTACCAATATTAGAACCAGAGATTGTTGATGTATTACTACCAGACTTAGAAGAGCAGGTTTTAGATGTTAAACTTGTTCAAAGAATGCATAAGTCAGGTAGGAGGGCAAGATTTAGAGCAACAGTTGTTGTAGGAAATAAGAATGGTTATGTTGGTGTGGGAAAAGGGAAAGCTAAAGAAGTTGGGCCAGCTATAAGAAAGGCTATAGCTCAAGCTAAGAAAAATATTATAAGAGTTAGAAGAGGTTGTGGATCTTGGGAGTGTGGATGTGGAACAGCTCATTCTGTTCCATATAGAGGATATGGTAAGTGTGGAAGTACAGCAATTATCTTATTACCTGCACCAAAAGGAGTTGGCTTAGTTGCTGGAGATGTTGCTAAAGCTGTGTTAAGATTAGCAGGAATTAAAGATGTTTGGACAAAAACATTTGGAGAAACAAGAACAACATATAATTTTGCCATGGCTACATTTGAAGCTTTAAAGAGTTTAAACTTTACAAGAACTATGGACAAACACAAAAAAGTTTTAGGTATAACTGAGGGTAGAGTATTCTAA
- a CDS encoding 30S ribosomal protein S4e, which translates to MAKKGPKRHLKRLAAPVRWELPRKVHKFTVRPLPGAHPMDESLPLLLIIRDVLKYADNAREAKKIIKMGKVLVDGRVRKEEKLPVGFMDVVSLPDANENYRVLFDRKGRIKLKPTENPDVKLCKIKNKTVVKGGHIQLNLHDGRNILIRVKDPTNPVEDVYKTSDTLLITIPDQEIKAHIPFEVGKLAYITGGKHVGEIARIVDIERRGIYPDIITLETEDGEKFKTVKDYVFVIGDENPIIKL; encoded by the coding sequence ATGGCTAAAAAAGGTCCAAAAAGACATTTAAAAAGATTGGCTGCACCAGTAAGATGGGAACTACCAAGAAAAGTACACAAATTTACTGTTAGGCCTTTACCTGGAGCTCATCCAATGGATGAATCCTTGCCATTGCTATTAATAATTAGAGATGTTTTAAAATATGCAGATAATGCAAGAGAAGCTAAAAAAATAATAAAAATGGGTAAAGTGTTAGTTGATGGTAGAGTTAGAAAAGAAGAGAAACTCCCAGTAGGATTTATGGATGTTGTGTCTTTACCAGATGCTAATGAGAATTATAGGGTATTGTTTGATAGAAAAGGAAGAATTAAACTAAAACCAACAGAAAATCCAGATGTTAAGTTATGTAAAATAAAGAACAAAACTGTTGTTAAAGGAGGGCATATACAACTCAATTTACATGATGGAAGAAATATTTTAATTAGAGTAAAAGACCCTACAAATCCAGTAGAGGATGTTTATAAAACATCTGATACCTTATTAATAACAATCCCTGACCAAGAGATAAAAGCTCATATTCCATTTGAGGTAGGTAAATTAGCTTACATTACAGGAGGTAAACACGTTGGAGAAATTGCAAGAATTGTTGACATTGAAAGAAGAGGAATATATCCAGATATAATTACTTTAGAAACTGAAGATGGAGAGAAATTTAAGACAGTAAAGGATTATGTTTTTGTTATTGGAGATGAAAATCCAATAATTAAATTATAA
- a CDS encoding 50S ribosomal protein L6, with product MPVAAYLEERIKIPENVEVEINGNEVIVRCGNKELRRVFTTPNNNIFIKKEGNEIVIYCHYPRRKDKAMLGTIRAHINNMIKGVTEGFTYKLKIRYAHFPMKVYVKDNEVIIENFLGEKHPRRAKILDGVTVKIQGEDVIVTGIDKEKVGQTAANIEQATKIKDRDPRVFQDGIYIVEKAGKPI from the coding sequence ATGCCAGTAGCAGCTTATTTAGAAGAGAGAATTAAAATTCCTGAAAATGTTGAAGTTGAAATTAATGGTAATGAAGTTATAGTTAGATGTGGAAACAAAGAGTTAAGAAGAGTTTTTACAACACCTAATAACAACATTTTCATAAAAAAAGAGGGCAATGAGATTGTTATCTATTGCCACTATCCTAGAAGAAAAGATAAAGCAATGTTAGGAACTATTAGAGCTCATATAAATAACATGATTAAAGGAGTTACTGAAGGATTCACTTACAAATTAAAGATAAGATATGCCCACTTCCCAATGAAGGTTTATGTTAAAGATAATGAAGTAATAATAGAAAACTTTTTAGGAGAAAAACACCCAAGAAGAGCAAAAATATTGGATGGAGTAACAGTTAAAATTCAAGGAGAAGATGTCATAGTTACAGGGATAGATAAAGAGAAAGTAGGTCAAACTGCTGCTAATATTGAACAAGCTACAAAAATAAAAGATAGAGATCCAAGAGTTTTCCAAGATGGTATATATATTGTTGAAAAGGCTGGAAAGCCAATTTAA
- a CDS encoding EMC3/TMCO1 family protein produces MFDTIINFFYNSLDAIFLPIIKILHPGMSILFIAFIVSLIITLANKFLIDQERLGEIKREMQEIQKKYKKYMNNPEKLEELKKDQEKMMQLNAEFMKMSFKPMIYTWLPIILIFIYLKHVYGYNGIYQNLYPDWNGVVVYLPTVLAKLLLVDFWHWLGSMLYHGGFKIVSNNALGWLGWYILVSFVTSTVLRKIFGLK; encoded by the coding sequence ATGTTTGATACTATTATAAACTTTTTTTATAATTCATTAGATGCTATTTTTTTACCAATAATAAAAATTTTACATCCAGGAATGTCTATTTTATTTATAGCTTTTATAGTTTCTTTAATAATTACATTGGCTAATAAATTTTTAATTGACCAGGAAAGGTTAGGGGAAATAAAAAGAGAAATGCAAGAAATACAGAAAAAGTATAAAAAATATATGAATAACCCAGAAAAGTTAGAAGAGTTAAAAAAAGATCAGGAAAAGATGATGCAATTAAATGCAGAATTTATGAAAATGAGTTTTAAACCAATGATTTATACATGGTTACCTATAATACTTATTTTTATTTACCTAAAACATGTTTATGGATATAATGGAATATACCAAAACCTTTACCCTGATTGGAATGGAGTTGTAGTTTATCTCCCAACAGTGTTAGCTAAGTTACTATTAGTTGATTTTTGGCATTGGTTGGGTTCTATGCTTTACCATGGAGGATTTAAAATAGTTTCTAACAATGCCTTAGGATGGTTGGGATGGTACATATTGGTTTCATTTGTAACATCAACAGTATTAAGAAAAATTTTTGGACTTAAATAG
- a CDS encoding sugar phosphate isomerase/epimerase family protein has product MRIGLSTLFFWEYPMFEIVDIFREIGLKCMEFFPENPDFWDNRFDLDYISELRREFKKFDIGLHAPHIELNPSSLNPYVREASIKETLWSLELAKFYRCDVITIHPGKRPTTREPTKEEYDHFYNYLNICLKEAKKKKITFCMENLPKKINRIGWHPKDVENILKNFEGLYLTLDFPHAKGYLDEFLELYDYIKHTHISGVINNRDHCSLIKSDIDFSKYILELLHRGYKGMFNLELDDRRFGKNLSKEEKINIVIKEVEYLESI; this is encoded by the coding sequence ATGAGAATTGGATTATCTACACTATTTTTTTGGGAATATCCTATGTTTGAAATTGTTGATATATTTAGAGAGATTGGATTAAAATGTATGGAATTTTTTCCAGAAAATCCAGATTTTTGGGATAACAGGTTTGATTTAGATTATATTTCAGAGTTAAGAAGAGAATTTAAAAAATTTGATATAGGTTTGCATGCACCACATATTGAGCTTAACCCATCATCATTAAACCCATATGTAAGAGAAGCTTCTATAAAGGAAACATTGTGGAGTTTAGAATTGGCTAAATTTTATAGATGTGATGTTATAACAATTCATCCTGGGAAAAGACCTACCACAAGAGAGCCTACTAAAGAGGAGTATGATCATTTTTATAATTATTTAAATATTTGTTTAAAAGAGGCTAAAAAGAAAAAAATAACATTTTGTATGGAAAATCTACCAAAGAAGATTAATAGAATTGGATGGCATCCAAAAGATGTTGAAAATATATTAAAAAATTTTGAAGGGTTATATTTAACCTTAGATTTTCCACATGCTAAAGGTTATTTAGATGAATTTTTAGAATTATATGATTATATCAAACATACTCATATATCAGGAGTTATTAATAATAGAGACCATTGCTCATTAATAAAGTCAGATATTGATTTTTCAAAGTACATTTTGGAATTGTTACATAGAGGGTATAAAGGGATGTTTAATTTAGAACTTGATGATAGAAGATTTGGAAAAAACCTTAGCAAAGAGGAGAAAATAAATATTGTTATAAAAGAGGTTGAATACTTAGAATCTATTTAA
- a CDS encoding 30S ribosomal protein S8, producing the protein MSLMDPLANALNHLSNCEKVGKKVAYIKPASKLIGRVLKVMQDYGYIGQFEFIDDGKAGVFKVELIGKINKCGAIKPRFPVKKMGYEKFEKRYLPARDFGILIVSTTQGVMSHEEAKKKGLGGRLLAYVF; encoded by the coding sequence ATGAGTTTAATGGACCCTTTAGCCAATGCTCTAAATCACTTATCCAACTGTGAGAAAGTTGGGAAAAAAGTAGCTTATATTAAACCAGCTTCTAAGCTAATAGGAAGAGTTTTAAAAGTTATGCAGGATTATGGATATATTGGACAGTTTGAATTTATAGATGATGGTAAAGCAGGAGTTTTTAAAGTAGAACTTATAGGAAAAATAAACAAGTGTGGGGCAATAAAACCAAGATTTCCTGTTAAAAAAATGGGTTATGAAAAGTTTGAAAAGAGATATTTACCAGCAAGAGATTTTGGAATACTAATAGTTTCAACAACACAGGGAGTAATGAGTCATGAAGAAGCTAAGAAAAAGGGATTAGGAGGAAGATTATTAGCTTATGTATTCTAA
- a CDS encoding 30S ribosomal protein S14, with product MAKKPWKKKYGYGVRPCERCGHVGFGLIRKYGLNLCRQCFREVAHKLGFKKLD from the coding sequence ATGGCTAAAAAACCTTGGAAAAAGAAATATGGTTATGGAGTAAGACCATGTGAAAGATGTGGTCATGTAGGATTTGGATTAATAAGAAAATATGGTTTAAATCTATGTAGGCAATGTTTTAGAGAAGTTGCTCACAAATTAGGATTTAAGAAACTAGATTAA
- a CDS encoding 50S ribosomal protein L5 gives MSFEELWEKQPMLRPRIEKVVVNFGVGESGDRLVKGEKVIQELTGQKPIKTRAKQTNPTFGIRKKLPIGLKVTLRGKRAEEFLRNAFEAFKKEGKKLYDYSFDEYGNFSFGIHEHIDFPGQKYDPMIGVFGMDVCVTLERPGFRVKRRKRCKAKIPRRHRLTKEEAIEFIEKTFGIKVERWEEEVE, from the coding sequence ATGAGTTTTGAAGAACTTTGGGAAAAACAGCCAATGTTAAGGCCAAGAATAGAAAAGGTTGTTGTTAATTTTGGAGTTGGAGAAAGTGGAGATAGGTTAGTTAAAGGAGAAAAGGTTATTCAAGAACTAACAGGACAAAAACCAATAAAAACTAGGGCAAAACAAACAAATCCTACATTTGGAATTAGAAAAAAATTACCTATAGGATTAAAAGTTACTTTAAGAGGTAAAAGAGCTGAAGAATTTTTAAGAAATGCATTTGAGGCTTTTAAAAAGGAAGGAAAAAAATTGTATGATTATTCTTTTGATGAATATGGTAACTTTTCCTTTGGTATTCATGAACATATTGACTTTCCTGGGCAGAAATATGATCCTATGATTGGAGTTTTTGGAATGGATGTTTGTGTTACTTTAGAAAGACCAGGATTTAGAGTTAAAAGAAGAAAAAGATGTAAAGCTAAGATTCCAAGAAGGCACAGATTAACAAAAGAAGAGGCTATAGAATTTATAGAAAAAACTTTTGGAATTAAAGTAGAAAGATGGGAAGAGGAGGTGGAATAA
- a CDS encoding uL15 family ribosomal protein, which translates to MIRKRRKVKKYRGSRTCGGGSHKKRRGAGNRGGRGMSGGFDHMWTWVIKYDPERFGKYGFSRHPSLVKDYETINVGELEELILKNPDKFEKEGEKYIVDLTKLGYEKLLGRGKISIPVVVKVVEVSERAREKIEAAGGEVVEL; encoded by the coding sequence ATGATTAGAAAGAGAAGAAAAGTCAAAAAGTACAGAGGGTCTAGAACCTGTGGAGGGGGAAGTCATAAAAAGAGAAGAGGAGCTGGAAACAGAGGAGGAAGAGGAATGTCTGGAGGATTTGACCATATGTGGACATGGGTTATTAAATACGATCCTGAAAGATTTGGTAAATATGGTTTTTCAAGGCATCCATCATTAGTTAAGGATTATGAAACAATAAATGTTGGTGAGTTGGAAGAGCTAATTTTAAAGAATCCTGATAAATTTGAAAAAGAAGGGGAAAAATATATAGTAGATCTAACTAAATTGGGTTATGAGAAACTATTGGGAAGAGGAAAAATTTCTATACCTGTAGTAGTTAAAGTTGTGGAAGTTTCAGAAAGAGCTAGGGAAAAAATAGAAGCTGCTGGTGGAGAGGTTGTTGAATTATAA
- a CDS encoding 50S ribosomal protein L18, translated as MAHGPTYRVKFRRRREAKTDYRKRLKLLLSRKPRLVARKTLNHCIAQIIEYDEKGDRTVVSAHSKELEKLGYKGHTGNLVSAYLTGYLLGKKALKKGYTEAVLDIGLHRATKGAAVFAILKGALDAGLDVPHGEEILPDESRIRGEHIKNYALILKEEDPEKYKRQFSKYLEKGLEPEKLPEHFEEIKAKIDSLF; from the coding sequence ATGGCTCATGGACCAACATACAGAGTAAAATTTAGAAGAAGAAGAGAAGCTAAAACAGATTATAGAAAAAGATTAAAACTTCTACTGTCAAGAAAACCTAGATTAGTTGCTAGAAAAACACTAAACCACTGTATAGCCCAAATTATAGAATATGATGAAAAAGGAGATAGAACTGTTGTCTCAGCACATTCAAAAGAGTTAGAGAAGTTAGGTTATAAAGGGCATACAGGTAACTTAGTTTCAGCATATTTAACAGGTTATTTATTAGGAAAAAAAGCCTTAAAAAAAGGTTACACAGAAGCTGTATTAGATATTGGATTACATAGAGCTACAAAAGGAGCTGCAGTTTTTGCTATATTAAAAGGAGCATTAGATGCTGGGTTAGATGTTCCACATGGAGAAGAAATTTTACCAGATGAAAGTAGAATAAGAGGGGAGCATATTAAAAATTATGCTCTAATACTAAAAGAAGAAGATCCTGAAAAATATAAAAGACAGTTTTCAAAATACTTAGAAAAAGGTTTAGAGCCAGAAAAATTACCAGAACATTTTGAAGAGATAAAAGCTAAAATAGATAGCTTATTCTAA